The Styela clava chromosome 11, kaStyClav1.hap1.2, whole genome shotgun sequence genome includes the window tataaatatacaacgaaTTAGTGactaaaaattaatatcaatattaattcaagcaatcctatgcaatgtggcgcgaaatgtcgTGTCgtatctgtcatttgtttttttactgatctattcatgaaatgataaaagaaacttttttgcattactggaattaattaaacattcgcaaagatctaGAAAAACCCATGATCACGTgtcctcgttagttagagttggtactataaaatcatttcagccttgccttagtatgctggtgacacaaaaaagatgccaaacgtcaggacaaatgtaattaaaaaaacattgagtttatactgtagtatttttgttaatttcaagtccatgtatttagattaagtcatttttagtgtatgtattattctttccttatctaaagcttgttcaaaaatgattttgatggttgtatatagaattttatgattttttgtaataaatacagtaacttgcaataatagtggaatgcaaatattaatatgtaattgcatttgaaattaaagaaaataataaaacttaatccaactgtttagttgcatcacaatatatgtcacaaactaaaactatctgaaaaatatctttcaagtatacattatcaaaaagtgtttttggccctttttacaatttccaaaatgcaatgcggctctcaaaaacccttgagtttgacaccactgatctattctagacgattcaagcattgctttgggaaataatatcactgcaattaaattgaaaaaaatctcgctatattgaatacaaaatcgttgctatcataaaggtaaaccaattcagccactcggaatatattggccttcacaaagcaatggaggcaaaattgagagttcatgagctatgaacttatgttcttttctttgtcttgaactttatatactccacagcccctattaatttttttttaattttaattaccatgtgatggtcatacatatctttaacttgtattttctgtcatgatgtattatctcaatgtgtcaaacttttaattagtgtgcatattttgcttccagatgacataaatgtacagtattgtcttgtttattacctcagcttggagtattgacaagaaaaaggtgcccgtaaattacgtaaaatgatttttaactctttgttataatcagaattcacaattaataggaatcataaacagccaacaatcaatgagaattatatgccaaatccctcagaataaatttgtcttctaaaatcggaggaaagCAAAACATATAGGCAGTTTCCATTCATACAAGTCTTTCATGAaaacttgctcgagccaaactaaatgagcatcgtcagatGATCggtaagataatattaattagtgggctatgaactaaattcctaaatttagacacaaacctatctacgaggcattatgtaccagcaatgttacctacggttaactaaatatgtaatatatatgtctaataaattaacCTACTGAAGCatgttcgataggtgcaaactttgtgttatggaattgtatcacagcaccgttaagagaagtaaaaacagttttgcatgacactctctttaaatgaaatttcaatgttttaagcgcaaacattaaaattactaactttgtcattatctgcaaaatgttccacacaaatctttacgctatcgcgtttgtaatcttctctgataaaaaaaacgtctatgatgtccagaattactctttacagcttgtctgccattccagcttcccaagtgagcaaaacttcttagatatagagattattttctttcgttacaggcgcaaaaaggcaggcaCTACACGTAAAgtagacgccgagtagcaaaagcgagcggaaaacggtcgtgaaaggcgacgagaaatatgtgcattggagcgtatcatgaaatacaatctttcgcatgtagtcttatggagtgacgtcagagttgcctatcatgttgtttaatgtcattgcacacacaaacatacaaatGAATACGCAATGAAGCGTTGGTTTTTGTAACTAGTTGAATCCCGCCTtatttgctatttatttcatttGCTGCATcgtcaaagtttttttttattgtagcaaCTGTTCGTTCTTGAATAAATCTATAAAATCTTTCGTACAATTCCCTGCCTCACATTTGCCAGGTGGAAAAAAAGAGTTGTCGAGGTTACAAGATACGAAGAaaccaatattcaaaaattcttTCGAAGATACCCTGTCTGATATATATACTGCTGTTTGAATTcgtgataaaaaattattttttgtttgcgCGGAATATCAGATAATTATCCTTCATGTGATTTACGTTAAAAGTGCAAACATAACTCACAATTCCCACAATGAATTTTCTATTCAATGTAATTTTTAGGGTCATTTTTTTGgagaaaatgtatatatatatgaaatattcacAATGTCAATGTTTGAAGAATTAATAACAATGCACTTCATTTaagaaacaaaatttgttttaacgAATCGTGTAGAGTAGACTGTTGGATTCTGCTGtcagaccaatgacattaaacaacatgataggcaactctgacgtcactccataagactacaggcaaaacattgtatttcatgatacgctccaatgcacatatttctcgtcgcctttcgcgtccgttttccgctcgctttttcTACTctgcgtcttttttacgtgtagtacctgcctttttgcgcctgtaacgaaacaaaataatctctatatctaagaagttttgcttacttggaaagctggaataacaggcaagctgtaaagagcaattctggacatcatagacgtttttttttttatcagagaggattacaaacgcgatagcggaaagatttgcgtggaacattttgcagataatgacaaagttcaaagttagtaattttaatgtttgcgcttaatcattgaaatttcatttaaagagggtgtcatacaaaactgtgctgcgagcctgcgatacaattccataacgcaaagtttgcacctatcgaacttgcttttgtaggtgaatttattagacatattacatattcagttgctggtacataatgcatcgtagataggtttgtttaaatttaggaatttagctcatagcccactaattaatattatcttctatgcaggaggttgcagggctgattcaacttgcagccttaccgatcacctgacgatgctcatttagtttggctcgagcaagtcttcttgaaatgcttgtgtggatggaaactacctatattttttgccttcctccgattttagacaaatttattctgagggatttcgcatataattctcactgattgttggctgtttataattcctattgattgtgaattctgattataacaatgagttggaaatttttttacctaatttactggcacctttttcttgtcaatactccaagctgaggtaataaacatgacaatacatttatgtcatctggaagcaaaatatgcacactaattaatagtttggcacattgagataatacatcatgacagaaaatacaagttaaagatatgtatgaccatcacatggtaattaaaattaaaaaaaattaataggggctgtggagtatgaaaagttcaagacaaagaaaagaacaaatgttcatagctcatgaactctcaattttgcctccattgctttgtgaaggccaatatatttcgagtggctgaattggtttacctttatgatagcaacgattttgtatttaatatagcgagattatttcaatttaattgaagtgatataatttcccaaagcaatgcttgaatcgtctagaatagatcagtggtgtcaaactcatgggttttcgagagccgcattgcattttgaaaattgtaaaaagagccgcaaacagtttttgataatgtatacttaaaaaatatatttaagatagttttagtttgtgacatatattgtgatgcaactaaacagttggattaagttttattattttcttcaatttcaaatgcaattacatattaatatttgcattccactattattgcaacatttgcaagttatagtatttattataaaaaatcgtaaaattctatgtacaaccatcaaaatcatttttgaacaagctttgaattgggaaagaataatacatacactaaaaataacttaatctaaatatatgaacctaaaattaacaaaaatactacagtataaactcaatgttttaataattacatttgtcttggcgtttggcatcttttttatgtcaccagcatactaaggccagtctgaaatgattttatagtaccaactctaactaacgaggccacatgatcatgggtttatctggatctttacgaatgtttaattaatttcagtaatgcaaaaaagttacttttatcatttcatgtatagatcagtaaaaaaacaaatgacagattttttcgacaagacatttcgcactacattgcgtggcataggattgctcgaattattattgatattgatttttagtaactaagtcgttgtataattatattaatatacaaacacatggaaattttctgttcgaagttggtcttcgaatttgtcatattgactgctgagcttattgtgttttttgattgtattgatggaaatatgacaaattaaacaatgtgtttcagaattttgtgaagagcagaaatgttacaactcccattttcttcgaaaatgccaccttctccatgtactttgcgtttaatttaattactcaagtgttttattcaagtattcttttgctagcttgatgtgtattcttaattgggtcaaaatgtggacaaaaaaattaatattccaaaactactttcagtaaattgttttccgtgtgaataatcaatttcactttagaaggtttgaaaaatctattacattcagataaaaaaaaaacttctaaaatactattacaattattgttaagcgttcgagggccgcactggaagttctctgggccgcgagtttgagatccctggtctagattgaagttgttcaaaaaatatatgatagtattttatcatgaatgatgattataccccttccggaatttcttctatagtactaccagaagttgatgaaccaaatataacacaggtgcagtgaggtacccgtaatcctcatttccaaagctgttttaagtatgtctggcgtgttttgtgcctttttacaaataagaccgcttatgcaatcttacgctttggaatttttattattttcctcaagccctgcaggatgtgggggccatacacaactctaccggagggtcaaatgtctttgcatgcctccataggttgtttttctattgcaaatttctattttcaattgcattatatttcttggaatcacactgtcactgatatgtcgccagacttctgatatctccccgtctgctatagttgtcctgtgaataaataataggaaattgagattagacgaatagttgaaagttttgctttatgtcggcttaattttttgattgatatacttactatttctgctattgcctcttgtgctgcaagagtctcacaatgcttagacaggtttgtccacaactttcacatctgaagaaagagaggagatttattaattttcgttaagaataaataaagcagtctatatgattcagaatggaaaagctaataaatccaatatctcatgttttatttaaaaaatattttactgaatttggtatttaaaccaataaactaataaaaaggtttagtcagaaaattacaagcattcgtggctccaaatagttgagaaatcagactatacaatatagaccggtatgggtaaaatgttaggtgaacttgttaacactttgattcaatacgcaaataaaagtgaatgcgtaatagtatgttacaatgagcagcaatcaacaatgagtatatatcctcactgattaaaaaaatctaactggaggtgcatgaactatttgaaaccataaggggtgagtaaatatgtaatttcggcaaatgggcaactacgtaccgtactgaattaataacttcgtagtatttgacaaaggctggctttcccacatgtacttaacagtgcgatgcccgggtgtgatatacaacaatagtattcaccttaccttttaccgatttctttttaccccaactttcaaaaatatcattaaaatcgacaacaactgtcaaagcaggcacgaacaccattcgtgctacgccttgaaagcagcacacatccgctcgttttcgtctcgtcaagtatgtgcattggagcgtgctatcgaatacgatcttcggacaaaaatgccggagttgcgcatcatgttgtttaatgtcattggtcagaCTACAAATTTGCTGCAAAGTAATCTTCCAACGATACAACAGATCCTCCAGTTCCGAAGTAATCGATCAACCAAACCATGTCAATATCCAACTTGGTAACATAGAAATCATGAGAAGATGGCCACGACTTCATAACTGGGTGCCTTTCAAATAAAGATGCTAAAGCAAACTTTCTTTCTTCGCTACTAGTAACATTGACCTGTAAACGGAAAATTTTGATAAACGGCAAACATtcattgtatataatatatacagccATTTCCTCACAAGAAAAACTATTCCTGAATTATACCAACTTTTTAGAGGCGGATATGAAAGGTGACGCACATACAATCAAAATACTGACATATGTTAACATTATAAAATCTATTACATGTGTAGCTTCACCTAAAACCAACCCCGCAGCCAAATATACCCTTTATGGGGGAGGCAACCAAACTAACGAGGTATGAATGTACAACGATGGAGTGCCTTCAGCAACGATTCCAAACAATATAGTCGTATTTACCATTCTCCCCGATAAGGTCAGTTTGGCGCATCTCGGGTCTTCAGGATCGAAGTCCTGAGTTCCGCAATATGTGGTCTCCATCTCCGATAAAGCGAATGAAATGATTGGATTTTTCAAAACATCTTGAATGCTGACATCAAAATGGGTGACGTAAAAATACGGTATTCCTGTACCGAACAAAAAGATGTGGGATAGTAAGATAGGTTGGAAATTAGTCcccttatatatataaatagatttatGGAGCGTTGTGGAGTTTGGGCGCGGGATTCAAATATGTCGGCATTACAGGATAGAAATCTTGTTTCAAATCCCTTCCTCACCATCTCACCCAGCGAAGACAATAACCCCAGAACAAAATGACATACATAATTCAACACGAGTTTAATTAGTCGGAtaggtgacagcacatttgaacctacgtacatttgaacccgtacatctgaacccgtaatttgaacccaggacaattgcacctgtatactattgcacctatggacatttgcacctacggacatttgaacccatacatttccacccatggattttagcacacgcatatagattgaacccgcggacatttgaacccgtgtacgtttgcacccgcgtacatttgaacccatgtacatttgcacccgcggacatttgaacccgtgtacgtttgcacccacgtacatttgaacccatgtacatttgcacccgcggacatttgaacccatgtacatttgaacccacgaacatttgcacccgcggaaatttgaacccatgtacatttgcacccgcggacatttaaacccatgtacatttgaacccacgaacttTTGCACCcgcagacatttgaacccacgtacatttgaacccgcgtacatttgaacctacatacatttacacccgcgtacttttacacccgcgtacaattgtacccacagacatttgcacccatgaacatctacACCCATGGGCATTTACATTTACGGATATTAGCGTCTTTACATATACACCCTACTGTCACCCTTATCCTTCcatgctatatactatagtatataggatTGAAAGGTACACTTAGGATTCTTTCTCCAAATGCATACGTAGCGAAAACAATCAATATTACCATGGAATTGTCGATTATATACTCGAAGGCTTTATtactattttctatatatttaaattatattatatatttatattatactccgtctgtcactgtcatcgcaattgtcgatatcataagactcaatggacaaaatgttccgctgtagaatgcgagccaaaattggggagtatgatttgtgctttgaacggtcgacgactcttgaagagcgcgagcaaggattttaattgatgtgttagttcgatcccgcgcaaagtttttcctcgcatcaatgctctttttccctcgcagacaattccaaactgtttcttcaagacgttgcagctgcgaagatgacaagtccctttgcgaaaataagttggaaacatggcgcctacattttccaagaccacAAGAGGAAACGACTTACTGATTTACAAAGGCCACGAATATTGTAAGCGAAATGATCGGGTTTCAGATGCTACTCATTGGCGCTTCCGTCAGTTTAGGAACATTCGatgtaaatcgactgttgttacgatcggtgaaaatgtaataaaagaactaggatatcacagtcattctggcgacagcattaagactgaagttgggatcatctgtgcaacattaaaagaagcagcatcaacaccatcaaatacatcgacaagatatattttaggtgaagtattgaataatagatcaacagatgtactaatgcgcttgccaggcaagtcgactctggaggccaatatacgcagagtaaggcgacagaaaaattgttcacatacgaatcctacaagtgcaagctttgatattccgagcgaatatttagatatcattttgcatgacactggcccggaggatcgtcatcggataatggctattggagatcgatcactacttgcacatctagatagtgacacatatcttggcgacggtacatttgatgtggtgcccgatattttcttccagttgtatacaattcactgtaaagtgagcgcatcctatccaccatgcgtatatttcctattacgagacaagcgacaagaaacatacgttcagatgttggaagtgttgaaaatcattttcccaaatgctaaccccaccaaaatcattgttgattttgaaatagcagctatcaatgcatttcatgcacaatttcctctggccgatattaaaggatgttattttcacctgtcacaagctataattcgaaaagttggttctatcggattaaaagagaagtttgaatgtttacccTCTTTCAATCTGAATATTAGAAGTTTGGCAGCTCTGGCTTTTGTTCCCATTAACGAGGTTGCCGAAGTCTTCACCTTGCTTTGCAACACTTTCGAAGATTCGCCCGAATGCAATcaactttttcaatattttgaatctacctacattcgtggacctcaagtgggttcacgtccaagagaagcaagatttccccctcgattgtggaactatgccaaagagattgaaatgatgccttcggccccaagaacaacaaacgcTGTAGAAGGATTTCACAACGCCTTACAAGGAATGTTAGAATGGGGTTTGCTGAATGGCCTACGAAAAGACATTGCGGTCCACAAACTGACTGCGGCAAATGCTCATGTAGGAGTTACGGCccaccaaagatcaaagtatgtacaacttgcTGTTAGGTTGTCAGTTAAAGTTTTTTCATACGGAACTGAAACCGAAAAGCTGAGGTATCTCCACTCAATAGCTCAAATGCAGTCTATTGGATTTTGACTTTGATCgtgatatcgtaaaatttcgtttatcgtcattattttgatttgttgtttaactattgtatcataattgataaattcctattttgtaaaacgtccatagctactctatctcaaaattg containing:
- the LOC120347668 gene encoding protein CREG2-like; its protein translation is MNSFGKLCLLFVTICGIPAQMVYKGKWGFEDSPPPHQEKAKTARYLVHATSWAVVSTTSTLEEIAGRPFSNILSFCDGPIENGTGIPYFYVTHFDVSIQDVLKNPIISFALSEMETTYCGTQDFDPEDPRCAKLTLSGRMVNVTSSEERKFALASLFERHPVMKSWPSSHDFYVTKLDIDMVWLIDYFGTGGSVVSLEDYFAANL